A single region of the Triticum dicoccoides isolate Atlit2015 ecotype Zavitan chromosome 2B, WEW_v2.0, whole genome shotgun sequence genome encodes:
- the LOC119361047 gene encoding tubulin alpha-1B chain-like — MPGRGRIAAASPASSTCGTRMLPQPLWSTSRPASPPSSAETRKPAAAPWLPSPPAPSRTPTGASTISCMPVATRSTRSQLPRCVLMDLEPDTMGSVHKGPYGQIFRPDNFVFGQSGAGNNWAKGHYTEGGELIDSVLDVVSEEAENCAASK; from the coding sequence ATGCCAGGGCGTGGTCGCATCGCGGCCGCCTCGCCTGCCTCGTCTACCTGCGGGACGAGGATGTTGCCGCAGCCGTTGTGGAGCACATCGAGGCccgcctcgcctccctcctccgcggagactcggaagccagcagcggcgcCGTGGCTGCCGTCCCCGCCGGCTCCATCCCGCACGCCAACCGGCGCCTCCACCATCTCATGTATGCCAGTGGCGACCAGGAGCACGCGTTCCCAACTCCCACGGTGCGTGCTCATGGATCTCGAGCCCGACACCATGGGCTCCGTGCACAAGGGGCCCTACGGCCAGATCTTCCGCCCCGACAACTTTGTCTTCGGCCAGTCCGGCGCCGGCAACAACTGGGCCAAGGGCCACTACACCGAGGGCGGGGAGCTCATCGACTCCGTCCTCGACGTCGTCAGCGAGGAGGCCGAGAATTGCGCCGCCTCCAAG